The Streptomyces durmitorensis genome contains the following window.
CAGGCCCATGTTGGGGATGGCGACCTGGTGCAGCGGCTGGAAGGCGTGGTCGAACTCGTTGGGCCGGACCTCGAAGCCCCAGGTGTCGGTGGCGATCGCCGCGATCTCGGTACGGTGCAGCCAGCCCGCCGTGGTGAACGAGAGACCCGGCGCCGGGCCACCCGCGTACTCGCCCCAGCCCTCGCGCCTGGCCCGCGCGAGGCGCCCGGTGCGCACCAGCACGAGGTCGCCGCGGCCGACGGCCACGCCGTGCGCCTCGGCGGTCGCGCTCAGATGCTCCTCGGTGATCGCGAAGCCGTCCGGCAACTCGCCGTCCTCGCCCACGACATGGCCGACGTCGAGGAGGACGCCCCGCCCGGCGACGTAGGGCGCCATGTGCTCGATGCCGGTGACCAGGTCTCCCTCGGAGGTGACCGTGGCCGCCGCGTCCCGCCCGTTCCACGCCTTGCCGTGGTCGAAGATATGGCCGAGCCCGTCCCACTGCGTGGAGCACTGCAGCGGCATCGCGATGACGTCGTCGGCGCCGCCGAGGCCGTGCGGGAAGCCCTGGTTGCCGAGGGCGGCGTCGGTGCCGGTGTCGAGCATCGTGTGTACGGGGTTGGTCCGGCGCCGCCAGCCCTTCTGCGGGCCGTCCATGTCGAAGCGCTGGGAGAGCGAGAAACTTACGCCGCGCCGCACGAGCGCGGCGCCCTCACGGCGCTTGGCCCCGTCGAGGAAGTTGAGCGTGCCCAGCCGGTCGTCCTCGCCCCAACGCCCCCAGTTCGAGTACGCCTTGGCGGCCTCGGCTATCGCGCCTTCCGGGTCGGTCCGGTCCAGGGCGGTCCGGTCCAGAGCCGTCACGACGCCACCTCCGCCACACATCGGGTGCGCTGCGCGCCGAGCCCGGTGATGGAACCGTCCATCACGTCGCCGTCGCGGAGCAGACGGCCCCAGTGCATGCCGTTCCCGGCGGGCGAACCGGTCAACACCAGGTCACCGGGGAGCAGTTGAGCGGACTGCGAGGCGTAGGAGACCATCCGCGCCACATTGAAGATCATGTCCTTCGTGGACTCGTCCTGCATGGTCTCGCCGTTCAGCTTCAGCACCAGCCGCAGATCGTCGGGGTTCGCGATCGCCTCGGTCGGCACGATCCACGGGCCGAGCGGCGTGAAACCGGGCGCGTTCTTACTGCGCAGCCAGTCGGTGCCGATCTGCGGCATGTCCCGGCGGAAGACGGTCGCGCGGTCGGTGAGGTCGTTGGCGATCGTGTACCCGGCGACGTACTCCAGGGCCTCCTCCACGGATACTCGGTGTGCCGGACGGCCGATCACCGCCGCCAACTCCAGCTCCCAGTCCGGCTTTTCGGCCCAGGCGGGCAGCTCCACGTCGTCGTACGGGCCCGTGATGGCGCTCGGCAGTCCGATGAACACGTACGGCAGGTCGTCGGCGGCCCGCCGGTCCATGATCTCGGCGGCCTCCGCGCGCCGCTCCTCCTCCGGGCGCTCGTCGCCCGGCGCGCGGTGTGCCACATGCAGGTCGATGACGTGCTGGCGGTAGTTGGCGCCGGACTGGAAGACCTGGCGCGGCTCGACCGGGGCGTGCACCCGGAACTCCGCCAGCGGCCTGCGCTCCACGGAGCCGTCGCCGGCCAGGGCACGCAGCCGCGGCAGCACCGCGGGCCAGCCCTCCAGGAGCCGGCGAACGGTCAGCCGGTCGTCGTCGTCCAGGACGGTACGCAGGTCCACGACGAGCTCATCGGGCGTGACCAGCGCGGGGAACGCCGGCCCGTCCGGGGCCGAGAGAGTCGCGAGGGCGAAGGGGCCGGCGAAGGGCGCGGATGCGGGAGCAGGTTTCACGGACATGACCTCCTGATTGCGGTGGGACTAATCTGGACCCGCCACCAGCGATCAGGGAAATAGATTGTGTGGATGAGAGTCATCCGTCAGATGGATTTCCACTGGTCAGCGCGCCCGACACCGTACGCAGCAAGGGAAAGAACGTGAATCTGGCCCGCCTGGACCTGAACCTCGTCGTCGCTCTGCGCGCACTCCTGGAGGAGCGCAACGTCACCCGCGCCGGGCAGCGCGTCGGACTGAGCCAGCCCGCCATGAGCGCCGCGCTGTCCCGGCTGCGCCGTCACTTCGACGACGACCTGCTCGCCCGCGTGGGCGGCCACTACGAACTCACCGCCCTCGGGCAGGTCCTCCTCGACCGCACCTCCACCGCCTACGACGTCCTCGAACGGCTCTTCTCCAGCCAGGCCGAGTTCGACCCGGCCGTGGAGAGCCGCGAGTTCAAGCTGGTGGCCTCCGACTACGCCGTCTCCGTCTTCGGCGCCGAACTCGCCCGCGTCATCCATGAGGAGGCCCCTGGCATCCGCCTGCGCTTCACCCAGACACCGCCCACCGTCGTCGACGACACCGCCACCCTGCTCAGCACCGTCGACGGACTGCTCATGCCGCACGGCGTCATCAGCGACTTCCCTGCCACCGACCTCTACGACGACCGGTGGGTCTTCGTGGTCGCCGACGACCACCCCTCCGTCACGGACCGGCTCACCCGCCAGGACCTCGCGGACCTGCCGTGGGTCACCTACCAGCGCACCTACGACGCACCGGCCGTGCGTCAGCTCGGGATGCTCGGCGTGGAGCCGCACGTGGAGGTGTCCGTCGACAGCTTCCAGCTGCTGCCGCTCCTGGTGGCCGGAACCCGCCGGATCGCCATGGTCCAGGCCAGGCTCGCCCGCAGGCTCGCGCCGATCGCCGCTGTGCGGGTCGTGGAACCTCCCTACGAGGCGGTCTCCTTGCGGGAGGCACTGTGGTGGCATCCGGTGCACACGCACGACGCCGCGCACATCTGGCTGCGGGAGACCGCCGCGCGGGTGGGGGCGGCACTGCCCCAGCCACAGGACGGGCCGGCCGAGAACAGCGCCGGGTGAAAGGAGTGTTCGTGGGAGTCACGCGATGAAGCCACCGCATCACGAGTCGGTCCTCTCCCGTGCCGCGCGCATCCTGGAGGCGTTCAGCTCGGACGAGCCCGCGCTGACCGTCTCCGAGATCGCCCGCCGCACCGGTCTGCACGTGGCCACGGCCTCCCGCCTGGTGGGGGAGCTGACCGCGCACGGGTTCCTGAGCCGGGACGAGGACCGGCGCGTACGCATCGGGGTCCGGCTGTGGGAACTCGTCGTACGGGCCTCGCCGGCCCTTTCCCTGCGCGACGCCGCGATGCCGTTCATGGAGGGCGTGCACGACGTCGTGGGCCACCACGTCCAACTCGCCGTCCTGGAAGGCGAGGAGGTGCTGTTCCTTGAGCGGCTCTCCGCCCCGAACGCGGTGATCAACTACACCCGTATCGCAGGCCGACTGCCGCTGCACGCCTCCTCCAGCGGCCTGGTGCTGCTGGCCCATGGCCCGGCCACGCTGAAGGAGCGCGTCCTTGCAGGGGAGTTGACCGCCTACACCCCGGCCACTCCGGCCACCCCCGCGCGGCTGCGGGCACTTCTGGCCGAGGTGCGCCGACAGGGGTACGCGTACTGCCCGGGATACGTGCACGACGACGCCCTCGGGATCGCCGCCCCGGTGCGCGGCGCCGACGGCACCGTTGTGGCGGCGCTGTCCGTCATCGTCCCCAACGACCGGAGTGCGCAAGCGATCGTGCCCGTCGTGCGGACGGCGGCCCGGGGCGTGTCCCGCGTAGTCGAGACCTCCGCCGCGCGCGGGACGGCCGCTGGATGACAGTCGTACGACAGTGATGTGACGGCCGACAGCGATGTGACGGCCGACAGCGATGAGACGGCGGCACGACATTCGTCTCTCACTGAGTGAGAAGGCCGTCGCGGCGCGACCGCGGCCACGCGCATCCTTCCCGCAATCCACAGACGGGAGGCGACAACGTGGTCGCACACAAACTGCTGCCTGCGATTCCCCTGCCCGACCCGACCCTGACGCTGCGGGTCCGCGCCAAGGAAACCGTCGCCGACGGCGTCGTGGCCCTCACTCTCGACCGCCCGGACGGTGCCCGGCTGCCGGACTGGACGCCCGGCGCCCACATCGACCTGGTCCTGCCGGACGGCACGGCCCGCCAGTACTCGCTGTGCGGCGATCGCTGGGACCCGTACCGCTATCGCGTCGCGGTGCTGCGAGAGTCCGCCGGGCGCGGCGGATCGGCTTACGTGCACGACCAGTTGGCGGTAGGCGACCCGGTCGGTGTCGGCGGCCCGCACAACCACTTCCCGCTGGCCCCGGCCGACCGGTACCTCTTCGTCGCGGGCGGCATCGGCATCACTCCGCTCCTGCCGATGATCCACCAGGCCGAACTCATGGGCTCCGACTGGCAGTTGCTGTACGGGGGTCGGACGCGGGCCTCGATGGCGTTCCGTGAACACCTCACCGGCACCTACGGCGACCGCGTGCACCTGCGCCCTCAGGACGAGTGCGGGCTGCTCGACCTGGACACGTGGCTGAAGCGGCCGGAGCCCGGCACCAAGGTGTACTGCTGCGGCCCTGCCCCGCTCCTGGCCGCTGTCGAGGAGGCGTGCGCCGCCTGGCCGCCGTGCAGCCTGCGCTCCGAACGCTTCACCGCCGCCGCCCCGTCCGAGCCCGTACGGCAGACCGCCTTCGACGTGGAACTGCGCCGCAGCGGCCGTACCGTCACCGTCACCCCGGACGTCTCCGTGCTGCACGCCGTGCGCGGGGCCGGAGCCGAGGTGCTGTCCTCCTGCGAGCAGGGGACCTGCGGCACCTGCCTGGTCCCGGTCCTCGCGGGAACCCCCGATCATCGGGACGCCGTCCTGGCAGACCATGAACGCGCCGCGGGCGACTGCCTGTTGCCCTGCGTCTCGCGCTCGCGCTCCGACCGCCTCGTCCTGGACCTCTGAACATCCTGCGCACGGCCGAGCCGCCGTTCACCACCCCGAGTTCCTCCGAGCCGCACTCCGTGGAGCCGCCATGTCCGCACCAGCATCCGTCCCCGCCGCGACGCCGACCAGTGACGTCGACCCGTTCGCCGCCGGGCATCTCGCCGAACCCGGCCCCCTGCACGGGCAGTTGCGCGCCGCAGGACCCGTGGTCCGCCTGACCCGCTACGACGTGCACGCCCTGGCCCGCCACCAGGAGGTGCACACGGCGCTCGTCGACTGGCAAACCTTCCAGTCCGGGGCCGGGGTGGGCCTGGCCAACTTCCGCCACGAGAAGCCGTGGCGACCGCCGAGCCTCCTCCTGGAGGCCGACCCGCCCCACCACGACGCCCCGCGCCGCGTGCTGAGCGAGATCCTCGCACCGCTCGCCCTGCGCCGACTGCGCGAGTCATGGCAGGCGGTCGCCGAGGAACTCGTCGAGTCCGTACTGGCCACACAGAGAACGGAGTTCGACGCCTTCGAAGCGCTGGCGACGGCCTTCCCGCTGCGGGTCTTCCCCGACGCCGTCGGCCTGGGACCGGACGGCAGGGAGAACCTGCTGCCCTACGGCAACATGGCCTTCAACGCCTTCGGACCGCGCAACGACCTCGTCCTGGCCGACGCGCACCGGACGGCCGGGCTGTCTGCCTGGGTGAACGACCAGTGCGCCCGGGAGGCGTTGAGCGAGGACGGTTTCGGCGCCCGTATCTGGGCCGCCGCCGACCGCGGCGACCTCACTCCGGCGCAGGCGCCACTGGTGGTGCGCTCCCTGCTCACGGCGGGCGTCGACACCACTGTGCACGGCCTGGCCGCCGCCCTCTACGCCTTCGCCACGCATCCCGAGGAATGGCAACGGCTGCGCGAACGGCCCGAGTTGGCGCGGATCTCGTTCGACGAGGCGGTGCGGTGGCAGTCGCCGGTGCAGACCTTCTTCCGGACCGCCACCACCGACGTCGAGATCGCCGGGACCCGCATCCCCGAGGGCGGGAAGATCCTCATGTTCCTCGGCGCCGCCAACCGCGACCCCGCCCGCTGGACCGACCCCGACCGCTTCGACCTCACCCGCGACCCCTCGGGCCACGTCGGCTTCGGCATGGGCCTCCACCAGTGCGTCGGCCAACACGTCGCCCGCCTCGAAGCGGAGTGTCTGCTGACCGCCCTGGCCCGCCGCGTCGAGCACCTGGAACTCGCGGGACCGCCACGGCGGCACCTCAACAACACCCTGCGGTCCTGGGCTTCCCTGCCGGTACGCGCCCGCCGGGCGAACTGACCGCCGAGCCCCACACCTCCCCTCTGACCTCCCCTCTGACCTCCCCTTTGAAAGGACCATCCTCCATGCCCCAGTACGTACAGGGAGTCGTCGCCCGCGCCAAAGGCGAACCCGTACGCGTCGAGACCATCACGGTGCCGGACCCGGGATCGGGTGAGGCCGTGGTGAAGGTCCAGTCGTGCGGCGTGTGCCACACCGACCTGCACTACCGCGAGGGCGGTATCAACGACGACTTCCCCTTCCTCCTCGGCCACGAGGCGGCCGGGATCGTCGAACAGGTCGGCCCCGACGTGACCGATGTGGCCCCCGGTGACTTCGTGATCCTCAACTGGCGTGCGGTGTGCGGCCGTTGCCGTGCCTGTCGACGCGGACGCCCGCAGTACTGCTTCGACACCCACAACGCGCGGCAGAGGATGACTCTGGCAGACGGCACCGAGCTCAGCCCCGCCCTCGGTATCGGCGCCTTCGCCGAGAAGACCCTCGTGGCTGCCGGACAGTGCACGAAGGTCGACGCCGCCGCGTCCCCGTCCGTGGCCGGCCTGCTCGGCTGCGGTGTGATGGCGGGCATCGGTGCCGCCATCAACACCGGGGGAGTGGGGCGCGGCGACTCCGTGGCCGTCATCGGCTGCGGCGGGGTCGGCGACGCCGCCGTGGTGGGCGCACGCCTGGCAGGCGCGGCGCGGATCATCGCCGTCGACATCGACGACCGCAAACTGCGCACCGCCCGAGAGCTGGGCGCGACCCACACCGTCAACTCCCGTACGAGCGAGCCGGTGGAGGCGATCCGCGAACTGACCGGCGGTTTCGGTGCCGACGTCGTCATCGAGGCCGTCGGCCGCCCGGAGACGTATGAACAAGCCTTCTATGCCCGCGACCTGGCCGGCACCGTCGTCCTCGTCGGCGTGCCCACGCCTGAGATGACGCTCGAACTGCCGCTCCTGGACGTCTTCGGCCGCGGCGGATCCCTCAAGTCCTCCTGGTACGGGGACTGCCTGCCCTCCCGCGACTTCCCCATGCTCATCGACCTCCATCTCCAGGGCCGCCTGGACCTGGACGCCTTCGTCTCCGAGACCATCGCCCTGGACGAGGTCGAGGACGCCTTCGCCCGCATGCACAAGGGCGACGTTCTGCGCTCGGTGGTCATCCTCTGATGGCCTGCGTAGGCATTGAACGCGTCGTCACGTCCGGAGTCTTCACCCTCGACGGCGGCACCTGGTGCTGCCCGCCACGACCATCGTGCGCACCGGGCACGGCGAGGACACCACCATCGGTGCCGAAGCGCCTCACCTGGAGGACTGGATCGCACGAGGGCGTCGGCCGCTGAGTCCCCGTACCGGTCGGCCGAGACACGGGCTACCGCCCCCGCGGCGCGGCGGTGCTGGCGCGCAGGACCAGGCGCGGGGTCATGGTGGAGCGCATCGCACGGTCCCGGCGGCCCTCCACCCGCTCGATCAGCATCCGCGCCGCGGCGGCTCCCATCTCCTGCCCGGCCTGGTCGACGCTGGACAACTGCACCGGCGCGAGGGCCGCCAGGGCCGTGTTGTTGTAGCCGACGAGGGACACGTCCTCGGGGATGCGGGGCCCGAGTTCGTGCGCGGCGCGGTAGATGCCGAGCGCTGCCACGTCGGCGCCGGACATGATGGCGGTCGGAGGTCGCTCGGCCGTCAGCAGGGTGAGACCGGCTTTGAAGCCGCCCTCGTCGGAGTAGGCGGCGTGGTGGACGTGCAGGCGCTGTTCGAGGCCGTGCCGCCGCATCGCCTCCGTGTACCGCTATGAAGCACGAACTGCGCCACATGCGCACCCAGGGAAGCGGCTCCGTCGTCAACTGCTCGTCCCTCGGCGGCCTCGTCGGCAACCCCGGCCGCGCCGCCCACCACGCCTCCAAGCACGGCGTGATCGGTCTGACCAAGAGCGCCGCACTCGAATGCGGCTCCCGCGGCGTCCGCAGCAACGCCGTATGCCCCGGCACCATCAGCACCCCCATGGCCGACGGCGCGCCAGCTACGTCACCGGCATCGCCCTGTCTGCCGACTTCGGTGACACCTACATCTAAAGGGCGGGGTCGGGTGACCTTGGCCGGAGGCATAGAAGTGCCTTGTGACCGGCAAATTCCTGACTCGACGTCAGAACCAACAGCGAGGGCTGATCCCCCGAGATCCTAGGGAAGTAGCCCTGGCCGTCTTGCGGGGTGTCTCGAGATCGCGGGAGCTGTCCACGAGCCTGCGTTGCCTGGTCAACCTCCTTCGCGGGCCAACTCAGGCGCTGCGTAAGGCAAGTCGAATTGCTGGAGAGCCAACTCAAGCGATATGCCGCTGCCAGAGAAGGGCCTGAGTTTCCTTCTGGTGATCGGGAGAGGGAGTGTCCGGTTTGCGCTGGCGATTCGCAGTATGGTGGAGGGGATCCGTGACGTCCCCAGCAGGTTGTGCGTCGGTCTGATGCCGGTAGTCGGTGGCTCCTGAAAGGTGCGATACCCGCCAGCGGATGCTTTCCCGGTCCTCTGCGGCTGGGCCACCATCGTGCTGCCGGAACGGTTCCGTTCGACGGGCTGTCGTGGGCGGGAGACCGCCGTACGCCGCAGGTCATCGCCTCGTCCCTTCTGTAGCGCACAGAACAAGGGAAGGGGCGCTGAGCGCGCCATGTCGGATCTGTCGCGTGAGGAGCGATTGGCCGCGGCGTTCGTGGAGCTCGCCGACACACTGGTCAAGGACTTCGACGTCATCGCGTTCCTGCACCAGTTGACCGAGCACTGTGTGGACCTGCTGGACGTACGTGCGGCCGGGGTGGTGCTGGCCTTGCCGCACGGCCCGGTGGTGGACGTGGCGGCCTCCGATGAGAACGCCCGCCGCCTTGAGCTGGCCGGCGTGGAGTGGGACGAAGGCCCGTGTCATGACTGCTATCGCAGCGGGACTGCCGTGGCCGAGGAGCGTCTGGACAATGCCCTGGCGCAGGTGCGGTGGCCGCGGTTCGCGCCGCGGGCACGGCAGGCGGGGTTCACCTCGGTGGTGGCCGCCCCGCTGCAGTTGCGCGGTCAGGTCATCGGCGCCCTGAACCTGTTCAGAGACCAGATGCACCCGCTGGCGCCCGCCGGGCTGCGGCTTGGGCAGGCGCTGGCGGACACCGCCACGATCGGCATCCTCCACCAATGGGCGGCACACGAACACCTGAGCGTCATCGCCCAACTGCAGCAGGCGCTGGACAGCCGGGTCATCATCGAGCAGGCGAAGGGTGCGCTGGCCAACCGCCGCCGGATCGACGTCGAGGAAGCGTTCCACCTGATGCGTCGCTACGCCCGCAACCGGCGGGCCCCGCTCACCGCCGTGGCGCTGCAGGTACTGGATGGCAGCGCCGAGCGGACGTTACTGGATCCCGGCACCAGTGCCAGCACCTGACCTGGCAGCCTGGGAAAGGCGGTGCGCCGTGCCGGATCGTCCGATGGCCGCGCATCTGTGCGCCCTCACCTCCTATCGCGGGGCGGGCATGCCGCTGCTGCCGCTGACCGCCTGCACACGGCTCCTGGGCCTTGACGGGCTGGCCTTGACCCTGGCTCCCGGTGGCCATGACGCCGAACTCCTGCAACACAGCGGCCTGCTGAGCGCCGCGCTGGAAGACCTCCAACGGGTCCAGGGGCAGGGCCCCACCCCGGAGGCGGCCAAGCAATCCGCGATGGTGCTGATCGCTGACGTCGCGGCCATGGCGAGCGATCGTTGGCCCGGACTGCCCGGCCCGCTGACCGACCTGGGCATCGCCGCAGTCTTCGCTCTGCCTCTGCGGATCGGGGTCATCACGCTGGGCGTGCTCACCGGCCACCGCACTACCCCCGGCCCGCTGGCCGACGCTCAGCTCGCCGACTCCCTCGCTTTGGCCAACGCCCTGGCCGGCCTCGTCATCAACCTGGCCGCCCGGCCCGACACCACCGGCCTCCTCGACATCCAAAACGGCGACCTGTACTTCGCCGAGGTCCACCAGGCCACCGGATACCTGGCCACCCAACTCGAAATCCCACCGGCCCAGGCCCTCATCCGGCTCCGCTCCCACGCCTTCACCCACGACCTCCCCCTGCTCGCCACCGCCCGCGCCGTGCTGCACCACCAACTCCTCCTGGAAAACGACAGGCCCTGACGGCGACAGGGCACCAGCAACACCCCGCGACGCCACCCGCCCGGAAGGGCGAGCGTGCCCAACGGGGGCTGTGGCAGCCATGGTTGCTCTGAGGGGGCACCCATTACCGGCCTCGTACTGCCGGGCGGTGTCACGTTCGGTCCGGCCGGGGAGATGGACTGAGGGGGCTGCACGATCGGGGCCCCACCACGGTGACATTGCGGGCAATAACCTGCCGACGTCGGGTAGACGAGGCGGATGGATGCACACACTGAGGAAGCAGAGAATGGGCGGCCTTCACGTGATCTGTGTGACCTGTGCGGGTTCGCCCTTGCCGGGCAAAGTGGGGTGCTCGCTCTGGTCGCCGACTCCTCCGCTGTCGACGACCACACGCCCACACGAGACGGGCAACGCTTGGTCGTGGCCTGCTCGCCTGAGCACCTCGCCGTGCTCGAAGAGGTCTACCAGCGCCGCACGTTCAACGAAGAGGAACTCTGGGCCGCTCAGATCGCACGCGCCCTGCGTTACAGGGCTGGCCGCATCACCCCTGAGGAGCTGTCAGAGCGTACTGGTCTGACGTTTGGCCAGGTCGTCCGGGCCATCACTTGGCGAAACGACATCGCCCGCGCCGAAGGGCCCAGCGAAGCCGAAGAGGGCCAGCCTTCGCCGGACATCGAAGCGTAGGAGAGCGGCGACCTCACAGGGGAGTCGCGGACGAGAAGGGGGCGAGATCACGGAAATGTACTACGACACCGAGCCGTGTCCGGTGTGCGGGTGCCACACCCACGGGCTTTCCAACAAGTTCCTCTGCCCGGCTTGTGACGCGGTGTGGACTTCGGGTGAACCCGATTCCATCGTCTTCATCGGCCCGCGCACCCTGCTGAATGGCTTTCCTCTCCGTCGACACCACATCGGGACGGATCGCTTGAAGTAGCAGTAGATTCCCGCTGAACGGCGGTACGAGGGGCAAGCCGGCAAGCCCTCGTACCGCCGCGCGAGTTGGGAAAATGTTCGCGAGCTCGCGCGGCCGCCCGACTCCCGTAACTGCTGGGAAGGACATTTGCAGCAACTAGGCGTTCGGTGTGGCTGGTCCTGTCAGGTCCGTGTCGCGGGGGAGATCCTGCTTTGCACACGGAACCGCCCGACGGTCGTTTCCGTTGTCAGGCAGAGGCTCACTGCGACGGGCCCGGCGAAGGTGTATCCCTGTTCGGCAGCGTGCCGGTGCACTTCGTGGGCCAGGTAGTTGCCCAGTTCGACCCTTGCCGACGCGAGTTGCACGTGGCTTTGGCGCGGCAACTCCACGGTGAAGGTGTTGGGGGCCACTGTGCGGCCCCGCTCCAGGATGAGGGCCCGCTCGTCGCATTCCCGGCAAAGTATGGACACCACCGCTCCCCGTTGCCGCCGGGGTGGCCGAACGCTGCCCCACAGGGAGGCCATCCACCGTTCCATCGCGCGCTCAAGAGCGAGAAGAAGTCTCATCAGGCCCGCCTGCCCACCCGCCCCAGCCGGACACTCATCCATGAGGGTGTCCTATAAACGGCACTCGTTCGGGAGGTATTCGCCCACCGTGCGTCTGACGGGGGAGGGCACGGGTTGCGACAACATCAAGCCTTGCGCAACAACACTGTGCGCCCGCTCCTTTCGCCGTTCGGCGAGTCCGAGGCGCCGCCCAGGGTGCAAGTGCCTCCTGAAGGAACGAACGCCGCCCTCCCCGCCCAGTCTCGGCGGCGGGACGCGGAGCATCCGCCGCTGCTGGGTGGGAACGCTGCGTGCCGATGACGGGCGTGAGCCGCACCGTCGTGGTCACGTCGGGTTCGACGGCATATAGCCTTCCCGGTTGCCCCTTGGTTGCAGGTCTCTGCTGCGTCAGGGCGCGGTCAGCGGGTGCACTGATTCGGTGGCGTGGCGGTGTTCGGCGTTGATGCGTTGGGCTTCTTCGAGTTGGTCTTCGAGGATGACGATGCGGCAGGCGGCCTCGATGGGGGTGCCCTGGTCGACGAGTTGTCGGGCGCGGGCGGCGATGCGAAGTTGGTAGCGGGAGTAGCGGCGGTGGCCGCCCGCGGAGCGCAGTGGGGTGATCAGGCGGGCTTCGCCGATGGCGCGGAGGAAGCCTTGTGTGGTGCCGAGTATCTCGGCGGCCCGGCCCATCGTATAGGCGGGGTAGTCGTCGTCATCGAGACGGCCAAACGTGTCGTCTGCTGTCATCTGCACCTCTTCGTGGAACGCGCGGAGGGGCCCGGGTGCCGTACTGGCACCCGGGCCCCGAAGGAAACTGCTACACCATCTGCCGGCCCTAGTGCTGCGCCGGCTTTCTGTTTCCGCTGGCCCGACCTGGAAGTTGTCGGCGTTGCGGGGATCGCGGTTGCTTGACCGGAGACCACCTCACTGTCGATGTCCTGCGGTACCCGGGCTCTGCAGTTCCGCCCGGGCGATCCTGATGGCGCGAGGCTCCTCCGTTCTTCCCTCTTGAACGACTACTCACTTCTGTACTGCGGGTACTGCACCTACTTCTTCACTGCGAACTACTGGTGGCCTGCGACAGCGCCACTCTTCGGCAGCCAGCCCCGTCGCCTCTCCTGCATCTGCTCTGGCTTAGAACCCCACTGCCGAACCTCCCGGCGCGCGCGCCCGCAGCCGACGCCTTCACCGAGGTGCTGCTCACTTGCCTGCACTGCTGGGTACTGCGAACTGCACTTGCTTGTACTGCACTTGCTTGTACTGCGGTCCTGCTCACGGCGGCCCCTGATCACTGCGGGCCACCCGGTCCGGTCGTCAGCCCCGTCACCGTCCTGCAACCGCTCTGGCTTCGGAACTCCACCACCGCACCGTCCTGCGTACTGCACCAGCGGGTACTACTGCCCGGCAGTTCATCCCTGCCGGGCCCTGCTGTCTTTCTGGCTACGAGAGAAACCATAACCACACCACCACCCAATGTCTACTCCCGCCGACACAGATTTCCGCGTGTTCGACAGTGAGGTAATCGACCTCGACGCCGA
Protein-coding sequences here:
- a CDS encoding cyclase family protein; translated protein: MDRTALDRTDPEGAIAEAAKAYSNWGRWGEDDRLGTLNFLDGAKRREGAALVRRGVSFSLSQRFDMDGPQKGWRRRTNPVHTMLDTGTDAALGNQGFPHGLGGADDVIAMPLQCSTQWDGLGHIFDHGKAWNGRDAAATVTSEGDLVTGIEHMAPYVAGRGVLLDVGHVVGEDGELPDGFAITEEHLSATAEAHGVAVGRGDLVLVRTGRLARARREGWGEYAGGPAPGLSFTTAGWLHRTEIAAIATDTWGFEVRPNEFDHAFQPLHQVAIPNMGLLIGEMWDLDALADDCARDGAYDFWLTAAPLPITGAVGSPVSPIAVK
- a CDS encoding fumarylacetoacetate hydrolase family protein, with amino-acid sequence MSVKPAPASAPFAGPFALATLSAPDGPAFPALVTPDELVVDLRTVLDDDDRLTVRRLLEGWPAVLPRLRALAGDGSVERRPLAEFRVHAPVEPRQVFQSGANYRQHVIDLHVAHRAPGDERPEEERRAEAAEIMDRRAADDLPYVFIGLPSAITGPYDDVELPAWAEKPDWELELAAVIGRPAHRVSVEEALEYVAGYTIANDLTDRATVFRRDMPQIGTDWLRSKNAPGFTPLGPWIVPTEAIANPDDLRLVLKLNGETMQDESTKDMIFNVARMVSYASQSAQLLPGDLVLTGSPAGNGMHWGRLLRDGDVMDGSITGLGAQRTRCVAEVAS
- a CDS encoding LysR family transcriptional regulator is translated as MNLARLDLNLVVALRALLEERNVTRAGQRVGLSQPAMSAALSRLRRHFDDDLLARVGGHYELTALGQVLLDRTSTAYDVLERLFSSQAEFDPAVESREFKLVASDYAVSVFGAELARVIHEEAPGIRLRFTQTPPTVVDDTATLLSTVDGLLMPHGVISDFPATDLYDDRWVFVVADDHPSVTDRLTRQDLADLPWVTYQRTYDAPAVRQLGMLGVEPHVEVSVDSFQLLPLLVAGTRRIAMVQARLARRLAPIAAVRVVEPPYEAVSLREALWWHPVHTHDAAHIWLRETAARVGAALPQPQDGPAENSAG
- a CDS encoding IclR family transcriptional regulator; its protein translation is MKPPHHESVLSRAARILEAFSSDEPALTVSEIARRTGLHVATASRLVGELTAHGFLSRDEDRRVRIGVRLWELVVRASPALSLRDAAMPFMEGVHDVVGHHVQLAVLEGEEVLFLERLSAPNAVINYTRIAGRLPLHASSSGLVLLAHGPATLKERVLAGELTAYTPATPATPARLRALLAEVRRQGYAYCPGYVHDDALGIAAPVRGADGTVVAALSVIVPNDRSAQAIVPVVRTAARGVSRVVETSAARGTAAG
- a CDS encoding PDR/VanB family oxidoreductase, translating into MVAHKLLPAIPLPDPTLTLRVRAKETVADGVVALTLDRPDGARLPDWTPGAHIDLVLPDGTARQYSLCGDRWDPYRYRVAVLRESAGRGGSAYVHDQLAVGDPVGVGGPHNHFPLAPADRYLFVAGGIGITPLLPMIHQAELMGSDWQLLYGGRTRASMAFREHLTGTYGDRVHLRPQDECGLLDLDTWLKRPEPGTKVYCCGPAPLLAAVEEACAAWPPCSLRSERFTAAAPSEPVRQTAFDVELRRSGRTVTVTPDVSVLHAVRGAGAEVLSSCEQGTCGTCLVPVLAGTPDHRDAVLADHERAAGDCLLPCVSRSRSDRLVLDL
- a CDS encoding cytochrome P450, producing the protein MSAPASVPAATPTSDVDPFAAGHLAEPGPLHGQLRAAGPVVRLTRYDVHALARHQEVHTALVDWQTFQSGAGVGLANFRHEKPWRPPSLLLEADPPHHDAPRRVLSEILAPLALRRLRESWQAVAEELVESVLATQRTEFDAFEALATAFPLRVFPDAVGLGPDGRENLLPYGNMAFNAFGPRNDLVLADAHRTAGLSAWVNDQCAREALSEDGFGARIWAAADRGDLTPAQAPLVVRSLLTAGVDTTVHGLAAALYAFATHPEEWQRLRERPELARISFDEAVRWQSPVQTFFRTATTDVEIAGTRIPEGGKILMFLGAANRDPARWTDPDRFDLTRDPSGHVGFGMGLHQCVGQHVARLEAECLLTALARRVEHLELAGPPRRHLNNTLRSWASLPVRARRAN
- a CDS encoding S-(hydroxymethyl)mycothiol dehydrogenase; the encoded protein is MPQYVQGVVARAKGEPVRVETITVPDPGSGEAVVKVQSCGVCHTDLHYREGGINDDFPFLLGHEAAGIVEQVGPDVTDVAPGDFVILNWRAVCGRCRACRRGRPQYCFDTHNARQRMTLADGTELSPALGIGAFAEKTLVAAGQCTKVDAAASPSVAGLLGCGVMAGIGAAINTGGVGRGDSVAVIGCGGVGDAAVVGARLAGAARIIAVDIDDRKLRTARELGATHTVNSRTSEPVEAIRELTGGFGADVVIEAVGRPETYEQAFYARDLAGTVVLVGVPTPEMTLELPLLDVFGRGGSLKSSWYGDCLPSRDFPMLIDLHLQGRLDLDAFVSETIALDEVEDAFARMHKGDVLRSVVIL